The genomic region ATCCTGACCAGCCCGGCCTCCCACGCCGCCTGGCCCGGGCCCACCGCGCCCACCTCGCCGCTTCCCCTCAGCCCAGCCGCCGCGGCCGGGCTCGCGGTCCCCCGGAGGCTCCCTGCGGacgggaggagaaggggaaggagccaAGAGGGTCGCGGACAGCCCCGCGGCTCACCTGCGGGCGGCGGCTCCATGGCGGAGGCGGCGGGAAAGGgccggcggcggcagcgctTTCAAACGGGCCGGCCCTTCCTCCCGCCGTCACTtcccgccgccatcttgtgcCGGGACCGCCTCCCGCCTGAGGGACGGTGACAGAGAAGCCACACGcggtgtttttttcttctcttgttttatTGCGTACCAACATTTCCAACCGCTTAGAGCAAAAATACAGCtgttaataacattttattatttttttttaaacagattctgtggtgtggttttgtgttgtgttttgttttgttttccatacaCATCTACTTAAGACACTTTTCCCAGCCTGAGAACTGTCAGGATGGTAcgaagaaaaataaagcagtgctATCTATCCTATGGTGTCTGTTTCTTACATATGATGTGAGTGAGGGGACAGGAGTGGAGGAATGAATGCAAAGACAAGGCAGCATCAGGGAgataaaaatgttcttcatatCTCCACTGAAgtaactaccaaaaaaaaaaatgatagctTGGTTCCCACCGCTTCACAAGCATCATATTAGTGCACTTCAAGTCACTGCTTGATGGGAAATagtagaaagaaatgaagcattAAAGCATCCTACACCTGTTTGCTTCTATCAAAAGACCATCTGTTttgatttctaaaaatatttaatggctGGCTAGCCCACAAAAAGTAATAAATTCCCTTTTAGTTGCACTACCAATTTAAGATCCAATAGGAAGGTAATTTATTATATGAACATCTTATTATCTAGATTTTACACTCAGCTAGGATGGATAAAGATGTGGTTtagcattaaagaaaataggGCAACTTTATTATCTCagttaagattttatttctgttctctacTGCCTGCATTCTCTGATggttcaattaaaaaaaaaaaatctctttattttactactgcaaagaaaaattatcttttatCCTTGCTCTAGGAAAAGCTTGCTCTTGGGTTAGATCATCTCTCAAATCAGTGTAGTACCATATGGCCTTTAGACTAGATGCTGAAAAATGGGGACAGAACGGTGAacactggggagaaaaaaaataaataaataaaaataaagacttcaaAATGCACCTGTGAAAGGGGACTGCAAAACGAGAGATTAAAGTACAACCAGCATCTGGTACTGTATAGTCAGAACAGATTGTTTCACTTTCCCCTTTTGATCAGTCGTGATCATCTATGCTTCCATTTGCCTTTATATTCTGTTCTTCGTACTTGTGAAGCTGCTCCATGAAGCCAGGATTTGGACAAACAGCCGGTCTTGCATTTTTCACCAAGGAATAGGCACTAGCAAAATTCAGTCTTTCTGAATTCATCAGAAAACCGATGACTATTGCTGCTGCACGAGAGACTCCTGCATTACAGTGGACCAGCACCACACCATCCTTcaagaaacaaatgaaacattaattGGGATATTTGTTAAgtagataaaaacaagaaacattatAGCAAAGGAACTTTATCTACAGTCTACTCAAATTTATTAAAAGTTCCTTGCTGAGCTCAAAgcaaatatatacacacaaataacTCCAAAAACAGATATATGAGCCCAAAACTGAGTATTTTTGTAATCAAGGCCACTTTATAATTACCAAATACTTCAGATCTAACTAatgtttcagaactgaaaaacattCCTGTGTCCCTTTCCCCAACACCTTCCAACTGCCCCCTTACGTAAAAACCAAATCACAGATATCTGGGATCCTTGATCTACTTGGGTGCtaactttaaaatttattttatttgcaatatgGAAAGGAACTTAACTCTATCTTGTTACCaggttaaaaatacagaaaggcaGCAAACAGCTAGGCACAGAGGCAGATATTAGAACATCCTGTAGTTTCAGTCACATGCTTCTTGCATACTCTGGAGTTCTTCAGTGAAGATTCTGGGTAAGCAGGATCATGCATAGGAATagagaaatcagaaaagatATCGTGTGATTTGCAACAAATCTCTACCTCACCATCGCACTGCTGATACAATTGTAGTGGTTGGTACAGCTGCTTCAACTATGGCCCCTTGCCTGGGGACTAAGGTGCAAAATCCAGTGCTACTGAGCTTCTTGTCAATTCACAAATGTTTCTCCTGGTGGTTAAAATCAGGCTTAGCCTGTATTACATACAGAATTAGTATTAGCCTACTTAAAAATTTCTTGCACAATCTTTGAGACACCTGAATGACTCTACAAAGATGCTGCAAGTGCCATTACAAAATACGGAGCACAAAGACATCTAGATAATCTAGAGTGGCTTCAGACACATTTCCAGTGTCCAGGCTCTGTGACCTTGTCATGGTTGTGTGCCAGTCTATGGCCTGGCAAAGGCTTGGCCTGAACTGTTTGCCAAATACCActtttcaacaacaacaacaacaacaaaatcatgaGTATCTCCATATTCTgaatgaagatattaaaacaCCATACAATCAAAAGTATTTGAGGCTATGCAGATATCTTCTAGACATAAACAGCCTGCTCTGTCTGTCCTTCACATGCACAAATTATTCAATGGACATGTTgcccagaggaagaaaaaagatgttgtAGTCAACAGGGCTGCAAGAACTTTATGATTTAAGTCACAAAGCTGGGAGTTCCAATTACCTGGTGTATTCATGtacacacagagcagaaaatggtTCCTGCTCCAAAAGtcttccaatttaaaaaaataagacaaaggaGTATGAGTTGTATTATCCTTGTTGATGAAATGCTAAGCTGAGAGGCGAGGAATGATTTGCTCAAGTTAACACAATAAGATTATGGCGGAGCTAGGAACTGAATCTAAGCTTGCACATCCCAGCAAAATGAATCACAAACCCACTCTTTTTTCACAATGGAAATCACATCACCTGCTGGAAACTGCAACCTTCATTCACTTGCTCACATTCATAGGGGTGTGTTTCCTAATCACAGATTGTAGCACAGTAGAAGGCAGACTTCTACATGTACCTCCCCTCACTTAGGAATTGTCACTGGCAACCCATAATCCACTGTCtcctttacaaaaataaaccattaaAATTACTGTTATGCTACAGCTAATGAAGAAATTGCTGCAGCTTCACCACTATAGATCTGGAGTAGTGTTTACTGATTTAATCAGTTTTTAGTGATTttactcagaaaaatattattttactgatttttttttccaggcaaacCTACCATAACTGAGATTAATATTTAACAGTGGCactgaagataaaaaataagcagtgaaagttatcctttttttttttctttgtagagttcatgctttattttccacattcaCATTgctttaaagtttttatttatgcCTACTTTGTAATACATTGCCAAAAACTATATATAATGATATCCACAGAGTAGACTTGAAAACACAGGCAATCACATTAAGTCAAATATAATACTGAgcacattcatttttccttgctaAACCCTGTTGCTTATTTATATGAAGTTGAATTTGGCACATCATTCTTGACTAATTTTGCATTATATATGAGCCATATGATTTGACACAGGTCACCATGTCATGGAAAATCCGGCTGCCAATTTGCAGCCTAGAGGAAGAGGTGAGCTCTGATCAGTATCAGAATTTGTACCGTGATGTCTACAGACTCAAGCAGTTAACAGGTTTAGAAAACTCGATCCTGTTACAAGTACCAGCTGTCAGCAACTTGCTGAAGAGTGCATGCTTTATTTACATTCTCTAATTTAAATGCTCTCACACTACTTTATTGTTAACAATGTTTTAGTAATAATTTCTTATATAGCATGTTTTCTCATCAGTGAAGGGTCTCTCCCTCTGCCACTTTAGGAGATGAAACAGTAGTATCTCTTTGTAATTACTTACACGAAATAGCCCTTCGTGATACACTTTATCATAAGGACTTTTAACACCAGCTTGACAAAGCAAATAAAGTGATTCAAAAACATCTGGAGATTTGCCCCCACACTACTATCATATGCTTCATGAACTGACCTTGCGGAACATCTATTCCATTAACTACCTGATCTTTTGAGTAACTTTTCCATTGCAAAACTActgatatttctgtaaaataaatcaggaaaacCACGTAGTTTACAAAATAGTAACTGGAACATAAAtagcagaagcagaaagcaacaCCATGCAGTTATGAATGGCAAGTCTCGTTTAGAAATGAAGTGGAAACCGTAACAAGAAACTTTGAATTGGTCATTAAGTGACAATGTGTATCACATAGCTTATAAATGATATATGAGAGGAAAGAACATTGTGTGACACAAAGCAAGCTGGGGCAAGATTATCTTCTTTTATCTCAAGCTATGTAAGTAATGAATATGGTAGCTATAGTAAAATAAGGTACAATAACATCTGCTTGTCACATCATTGTGTTTATAACAAACAATGGTTGTTATAAATTATACAATAAACCCAAATATAACAAGTAAGAATCAGGGATAGTCTCAGTTATATGCAGGGCTGCCAAACAACCCCAAATGCAGTCCCATCATGCTATTTCCTAtgctatgtctttttttttcagcagttaaAATCACTGGTTGGCTCCAAGCCTATTAACGCATTCTCTGACAGTCTTGGTACATAACTGTATGTGGATGCATGATTTTTGACAGAAgctgctttatattttaaatagagaaataaataactaaTAGCATTAGTTATTAATATACTGTACCTGGTTTTTGGCCTTCTCAATAAACTCAAAACATTCTGGGAAATAGGAGGTGATATCAGTTTCTGGGATGTCCAGAATAGGAATGGTCTTGTATATAAAGTTATTAACAAAGGCATTTTGGACTCCATATGCCACATTTAGAATATGCGTAacctaagttaaaaaaaaaaaaaaaagaaaaaaaaataggaaaaaaagggtATTTTCTAAAGACAGCAAGCAAAATGAGCAGTAACAATGGTAAATAATTCTTTGTGTAAATTACAATCTGCAGATGTCTAATCACATTGATCAGTTTTATGTACATATGCCCGTCTATGACGTGCTTTTTTCCACAAGTTTTACTGTGAGATAAAATATAGCACaacatactatatatatatatgtatatacattgtGCTAAATTTCACTTTAACTGAAACAAACTGTCAATTACCATCCAGGCAACAGAGGTATTTCAAGTCTTCATACCTACTGAAGCTATTTCAAGActtagctttcatttatttaatgtcTGTGTGGGTATTCAAGATCCATTTCAGTTTACAAGTGGGAGTCATGTGATTCAGCACTGCAGTTTAAACAACTCAGGATGGAACAGAAGTTCTGTTTTACAGTACAGACACACCGTCcaacaggaaaagaataaatatcagtttgtaaaaaaaaaaagtttttaggTACACTGAATGTGACAGTCAACATATTGCGGGGAAATGTCAAGAAATTTCAAGTGACCATAAATACCTCAATAGTCACAGATGACTGTTAACACCTCAACATCTAGTACCACAGCAAGGAAGACCTGCTGTCAGACAACCTGGTCAGTGGGCTTTGAACCTCCTGCTACAAGCCATGTGCTTGAagagttttcctttccctctcatCACAAAcgagaggaaatgaaaagatcTGTGCTCACCCAAATCCAGAGACTGAAGGCAGAATTTTCAGCAGGGAAGAGACATGTCAGTCCACAGGTGGATggtaaaacagaaagcaaagggaaggCACAGATCACCCAAGGATACCCCAAATTTAAAGCCTGCCCTAACCCATCAGCCCAATGTTTGTGCTGAGTTCCCCACGCTGtttgctggagcaggaggatcTCCAAGTAACCCATACCTGCACTTGGCAGGAGTCTGCTCAGCatcacaaacacaaacacacagggCAATGAGGAATTCGCTTGTCACCAGAGCACCAGCTGTGCAGGGGAACACCCCAGCCTCTTGCGAAGCCCAGAGGTTTTATTTACAAGGGCCAGTAACTCGCAGTTCCCCGAGGCCACCTCGGCGTTTccagctggagaacagcccCCCGTTACCTTGTGCTTGCTGAGCGTCTCCAGATCGTGCGCGGCGTCCTGCGAGCCTGCGAAGACAGCGAGCCCGttgccgccgccgccgctcccctcaGGCCCCTCGGCGGCCGCCCCTCGCCCCGcactcacccagcagcagccagggccgCACGGCGCCGACCTGCAGGTCGCAGCTCAGGTCCCGCACGAAGCCGCCGCCCGGCagcgcctcctcctcctcggccaCCTGCAGGCAGGCGCCGCGCCACGTCTCCACCAGCCGCCTGCCCGTCAGCGTCGTCACCCGCGTGCGCTGCTGCCGCAGCTTGGCCCTGGAGAAGCTCCGGATCTCCTGGGCGAGGGAGTGCATGGCACCGGCACCGACACCGGCACCgacaccggcaccggcaccggctGCCCGCCGcacagcccggcccggcccggcccagccccggGGCGGTGCCTGGGCTCACGGTCGCACCGCCCCCGTGGCCGCCATTaccgcccgcccggccccgcccggccGCGCTGAGGGAATGTCATATGTCATATACACAGGCAcagacacagaatttctaggttggaagagacctcaagatcatcgagtccaacctctgacctaacgctaacagtccccactaaaccatatccctaagctctacatctaaacgtcttttgaaggcttccagggatggtgactccaccacttccctgggcagctcgttccaatgtctaacaacccttttgggaaagaagttcttcctaacatccaacctaaaactcccccaTGACATATAACACTAAATATAGTTATAAATAACTCTAAATATGGTGTTATGtgtgacatttttattcataaagTTACATGGTATTGCCGTTAACTTAAATTGCACCCAAAATTCAcctcagttttttgttttgttttgttttttaaatcctcctTGTCAGTTCATAGGGTAAAGTTGCATAAATTACTACAGTGCATCCCCTCTGATGTTAAAATATCCATAACTGTCCTTGTGCTGACAGGATATGACTGGAAAGATCCTTCTGATAGTTCCCTAGTATAGAACCAACTACAGGCAATTTAGTTCCACATAAGGAGGTCTACAAATGCCTAGTCAATTCAAGAAGTATAAAGTAGTGTTAGGAGCTGCAACAGTATAAAGTTATTTCTAGGGACTACAGAGGCAATCTTATCACAAGAATTAGACGTAAAATTAAGTTCATCTGAGAAAGGCAGAATGCTACTGTCACGAAAAGCAACAGTGAAAACTGAGAGATAAAACTAAGGAAAAGAGTTAGGATGGGGACAGGAAGACAGCGAAGAGACAAAGGTAACACAGGTGCCAAACAGAAGGCTCCAGGACTAAACATAGCTTTCAGCAATCATTTTCTACAACTAAATTTACACTCAAAATACAAGCAGGAGGTTTTGTAATGTTCTGCACAATAGATCTGTATTTAGTAGTCTCTCTGAAAGTGGTCTGTGGCTTACAGCAGTTCAAACAATGAGATAGAAGATCATTCATTTTTTAGCAAGGTCTACTGATTAATTTTGATGATCAGCTGTAAGCAATGGGGACTGTGGGTTAGGCCAGGAATTACACAGTAGTTCATGGCTATATTTAAGTTGCATTGGCTTGCTACAGCTGCCCTTGAGAAGTGGTGAAAGAACAACAACTGTGGGGTATCCCACAAGAATGCAGAGAGCCTCTTATGTCAGGAATTTTGGCAAGGCCTCAGCAAAATCTCCTTGCAGTCTAAACTCAGGAACCTGCCGCTGGAGTAGCACGGCTCTAGGATGTGTCTTATAATTGACTTCTGCACCATACAAGTATGGGGTATGTTGTGTAAGAGTCTGCAAGACCAAACTGTGACAGAACTGTAAGATGTTTatgattaaaatttaataatacaTTTGTATATTGTTCCTTGACATCTGAGGAAGAGTCTGCAATATGTGTGGGTACAGAAAAGGAGCTGATTCCAAAGTATCTCATTCCAAAGTACCTCACTCTCATTCACAACTtttgttccccaggggttgTTGTTGGGGCCTATCCTCTTTAACAtatttattgatgatttggatgagagaattgagtgcaccctcagtaaatttgcagatgacaccaagctgggtaGAAGTGTCTATCTGCCAGAGGGtaagaaggctctgcagagggacctggacaggttggctcaatgggcagaggccaagggGATGAGATTCAATGTGGCTAAGTGCCGGGTCGTGCATgttggtcacaacaaccccatgcaatgctacagacTTGGGgtagagtggctggaaagctgtgcacaggaaaaggacctgggggtgttggtcaatgctcacctgaacataagtcagcagtgtgcccaggtggacAAGAAGGCAAACGGCATCCTGGCCTATATCAGGAATCGTGTAACCAGCAGGGCAAAAAAGGTGATCATCCCCCcatactctgctctggtgaggccgcaccttgagtagtttgttcagttttgggcccctcactaccagaaggacatcgaggccctgaagcctgtccagagaagggctgtgaagctggtgaagggcctggaacagaAGTCCTGTGAGGGCCAACTGAGGGTACTaggggtgtttggtctggagaagaagaggctcaggggagaccttattgctctttgcCACTACCTGAAAGGTAGCGGGGAGCTGGCGGTCAGCCTCTTCCctcagataactagtgatagggCTAGAcggaatggcttcaagttgcaccaggagaggtttaggctggaaattaggagacgtttcttctcagaaagagcactCAGGCcttggaatgggttgcccagggaggtggtggcatcaccgtccctgggggtgttcaaggaaagtttggatgtggtgcttagggacgtggtttattgggtgacattggtagtagggtgaggtgatcctggaggtctttactgaccttaatgattctatgatttcgTGATCTTCTGCCAGGAATGGTTGTCATTGCTATAACTACCTTAGCCACCAGGCGTCACTACTGGACATAAAATCTGCACTATTTTTATCTatgtgaaaagcaaatatttaataagGAACTCGTATATTAATTATAAGTGTGTCAACATTGTAAGCATTAGGTAGAGACTGAATATTGACAAACAATTTTTTGCCATGCAGGCATTTACATGCTGCTGTCAAGTTGTTCATGCTCTGCATTGCaagatgaaaggaaagctgATTGTGAGATTAGAGTTTAAAATTGGGATCTCAGTCCATtctttttttgcatgcttttctgaagataaaagaaTTCTCTAAAGATATGTCAGGAGTTGGATACTGTCTCTACTTAACTGCATTAATGGTATTGCTGAATCTTCAGTTTTCGAATAAGCTACCTACCAATGCATATGCAGTAGAGTTTGAAGTTGTCTTTAAGTTCACggttcttctgttttctgtcaagAAATTCAACAGAACCTGCTCTAGTAGTTATCAACTGTTACAGAAAACAGCTTGTACACATTCAGAAAGCCCATATGACAATATGTATCATCTCTCTGTTGTATTCACTTCCTTCCACTATTCATTTTGGCCTAGATACTGCTCTTACTCATCCATGCAAAAGAGCCAGCTTCTATCTGAAATGATAATCAGAGATTCCAGATAGCTGACTTTGAGAAACCAGTCATGTACTCTAAAGAATGTGTACGGCAGAGAGTTGAACTTGATTGCAAAATGCACCAAAATTTGAACATAGATTGCATATATCAATAACTTAACTGAAGCAGAGAATCAAACCATAATTCGTATGCTAGTTATTTCAAACTGAGGTAACCAGATGACTTTGAGGACTGTTGTAAGAGAAACAAGAcacccccctcccaaaaaaatatatatatatacatgtatagttagttagttagttagaTAGCTCCTATCTAACTAATAATACAAGCTTCTGTTGCACTCTGGAACTttaatagcagaaaataaatgagaagttGAAAATAACTGTGTGTACCAGTTGGTCATGGGGTGACTGTGAGTCATGACTGCACTGTGGTGATGAGAAAGGCAAGCGTGACCGTAGAATGCATCAAGATATAATTGAAGTAGATAGAGGGGAAATGATAATGCTATTGTATGAAGTTCTGTAAGCCTTTTCTGAGATGCATTGTGCTGCTTGGGGATGaccatattttaaaaggatataTGAAACAAGTGCACAGAATAGCTTAAATTGCTCTGTATTTGTTGGACACTTGACAAAGCACTCAGTGGTACAGTGACCTCTTGGGACAGGCAGCTCATGTCCATACTAACCTGAGCAGCAGTAGCCCCCTGGCATAATAGGAATTTCCCCACCATTTGTGCCACTGCACACACCAGCACTTCTAGCAATGACTTCCCTGCTTCATACACTCCAGGATGGTGTGCCTCACACAGTGCAGAGGCCCGAATCTGGTGCAGAGTCTCAGTTTCAGCTTTGCAAAGTTGTCAGGTCACAGTGCCTACTCTTGCTGCCCTTCCTATCGCTGAAGAAAGTAGCAGTTTGGAGTAACAAGGTCAGGATTGTTCACACCCGAAGCAGAAGGACAAGATGACACATGGGAGGGTGTCTAGTGGATGATggaggaaatgctttttttccttctagaaaaaaaaaaaaaaatcacatttccctttggagttgtttgttttggtacGTCTGCATCCCATACCATATCCCTCATGTAGAGAGGTTTTAACTGAGATGACTGCTCATTTGTTCtcatccatttgttttcttttttaagactTGTCATGACTAGAGGTGTATCTACATCCATGAAAAAGGCATGAGGCAAAGCAGGCATGAAAAgaattttctggaagaaaacagggGTACCAACAAAGCGTCAGTGATGTTATTGGAGAATGACCTGTCCCCATTTTGCTAAGGCAggtaatgacaggacaagggggaatggttttaaactaacagagggtagatttagattagattttaggaagaaattcttcactcagagggtggtgaggccctggcacaggctgcctaaGAGAAACtttggatgccccatccctgaaggtgttcaaggccaggttggaggaggccctgggcaacctgatctagtggtgGGTGGTGTTCCTGatcatggcaggggggttggaactggatggtctttaaggtaccttccaacccgagccattctatgattctgtgatagtgggtgttttgttttgttttgggttgggttgggttggttggttgttgtttctttccttctttctttctttctttctttctttctttctttctttctttctttctttctttctttctttctttcttccttccttccttccttccttccttccttccttccttccttccttccttccttccttccttcctttcttcctttcttcctttcttcctttcttccttttgttttttcccctaggaACATAGGAAGAAGGGGTAAGGGCAGGGGTGGGTTGGTAAGTATATGGCATTTAAATATTGCCATAGTAGTTGATCTAAAGAGGGAAAGTTATGGGTAGCCAAACTGTGCTGAAGGCTCTGTGCAGAAATTTAGCAGAAATTACCAGGGCATTCCTGCATGTTCCCTACTGCTGCAGTTACACATACGGTGACCTGCTTGTCAGTGAGTTAAGCTTCAGTGTGTTTGTTTCCAGATATCTGGCTCTGTTTGTAATGCATTAGAAGCACTAGATGCCATTGGCCAAACAATGCCCAGTTACCTGTGCTTGGGAATGGGGTGAGACCAGAAGTAGTGGGAGCCTTCTTGAAACTTCTTTGTGCTTTGGTTCTGCGTATCTGTGGTGCTTATTTACTGCTACAGAGGGTTTCAAACTGTAGGGGGTAATATATATCTGAAGCACACATGTAGTATATCCCCTTTTCTTATTCCCTTTAACATGCGTGTATAAATCAAAACATCTGTTAAAATTATGCTTCTGGAATATGCTATGTCATTGTTGACCAGCTTTACTTAcatatctcttttttttttttttttttaggtgaaaaCAGAGGATGGATATTGGTCAGTCTGGGAAAGGCAGCCAACTCCTCAAATCTTTGAGCTGTTTGTCACCCAGGGTGCCAAGCTGGTGATCTGGCTCCAAAAATGCACATATGAAAGCCCAGTTCATGCCACAGAAAACTGCAGACAACCAGGGGCCTTTGTTCCTAATAATCTTGGCAGATCTGTTGACCTGCTCCGAACACTACCTTCTGTCTATGGACTGGAGGTAGGCGgtttatattatttattcaaGCAGTACTGTTTGCTGGTTCCTATAACACTAGCCTGAACCAATGGTGTTCCCAGTTGGATATCTTCTCCTATTGCTGCAGGGAATTTCCCCCAGAAGCAAAGCTGTGCCTCTAACCAGGCATGGCCCTACAAACACTTATCAAGGCATTCCTCTCTGCTCTCACCACACTTTGTGAGCAATCCATGCAAATGAGCAGGCTGATTCACTGATCTaaagatgtgtatttttataatgtgtCAGAAATTGTGCTGAATAATGAGCACTGGGGAACAGGGTAGACTCCAGAGCTGAAAAGTTTAAGCCATATCCCTGGGGACGTGTTGGTGTGAGGAAGCTCTGGCACAACtaatttctgtataaaataagTAGAATCTGAATTCCATTCCCATTTGCACTcgagtttctgtttttcaaaagctctTCATCTTGCTTCAGTGCAGTCATTTGTGAGCTAAGATAGACAAAGAAATATACAGAGATACAGGGGCTGTGCGAGCTCATTAGTAGTGACACATAGTTTCTCAGGGGAAGAGGCAGTCTGTTAGGtagcagggaaaggggagacTACAAAAACATGAGTTACTTTAACAGAAATGTCC from Aythya fuligula isolate bAytFul2 chromosome 6, bAytFul2.pri, whole genome shotgun sequence harbors:
- the DUSP19 gene encoding dual specificity protein phosphatase 19, which translates into the protein MHSLAQEIRSFSRAKLRQQRTRVTTLTGRRLVETWRGACLQVAEEEEALPGGGFVRDLSCDLQVGAVRPWLLLGSQDAAHDLETLSKHKVTHILNVAYGVQNAFVNNFIYKTIPILDIPETDITSYFPECFEFIEKAKNQDGVVLVHCNAGVSRAAAIVIGFLMNSERLNFASAYSLVKNARPAVCPNPGFMEQLHKYEEQNIKANGSIDDHD